Below is a window of Oryza brachyantha chromosome 10, ObraRS2, whole genome shotgun sequence DNA.
AGAGTCGTCGAGCCGGAAGAGGAGCTGGGGCTGCAACGGCCACGGCgagcaggaggaggggaagcggcggcggatggccaccgcggcggcggcgccggcggggaagGACAGGGCGGAGATGGCCATGGAGCGCGCGGAGAGGTGCCTCAGGAGGATTCGCGCCTTCAAGGCCAGCTTGCTGGGCTTCTCCGATTAAACgaagcaaaaaataattaaaaaaattagaaaaaaactgagaaaatagagatggaaagaaaaatactGGAGACGATGACGTAGCCACGTTGTTGgctgtggaaaaaaaaaagagatggcTTTATGGATTTGCCTTTTGGTTGTATATTGTTTGCCTTTGGCAACGAGATTAAAAGTGGTGCTTTGCCAAtgtttttgattaaaaaaaagtagcatATAAGCCGCAATGGTTTATTAGTTACGAGAAATCGAGTATGTATAACACTTTgtatatggatttttttactactttaatgtaaaattttggtattataAGGTACGTGGTATCTTTGAAGTAttaacaattttatataaaaaagatggtatttcgatatattttttaagaacaatTGTACATATCTTCTTAGGgtaatattttggaacataCGTTCTTACAAAGCATTTTTAAAAGATTATAATCAACATTATAATTAaggattaatttttttagggcAGCTCATGAGGTGAAGACGAGAAGGGCAAACGATGGGGTGATTCGCATGTACGGATGGATTCATGGCACGTCCCTGTAAACTTTAGAGCTATGGTTCCTCgcggaaaaagaagaagagcaaCCTAACTCGTTGATTGCCTTGATTGAGTTTTGGAGGATTTATAAGTGTGGTCCAACCCTATTGAAATTTTTCTCTCTAAGATCCTGTTTAGATACTATAGGACTTTTCTTAGTCCCTACCACATCGAATGTCAAATCTCatattctggactatttcgcgagacgaatctattgagtctaattaattcatgattagcgaatgtaatgttatagtaaacatttgctaatcatggtttaattaagcttaaaaaattgtctaatgaaatagtctttatttatgcaattagttttgttatcggtctatatttaatacttctaattaacgtctaaacattcgatgtgacgaGGGCCTTAAAAAAccctggatccaaacaccaTGTAAATTCTTCTgctcttttttcttattgaaCAGTAAGATCCCTGCCTcctcgcttatgtttatatgccaaaatttaaactttaaccttaaatttggtgttAGTTTGGAGTTTTTTGTCGAAGTTTATTGTACAACCTTGACTTgtatatcactaagaatacgtatataaagtttttattcataaatatgtcatttcgtTTTATCTACCAAACccccaaataatcaccccgtATAAAATTTCCCgtgtttaaaaaatccaaaggATCCAAATTGATATGTTATTTcagttctaaattttttttctattcctagGCTTTTAATATCCCTCGTGCCAAATGAGCCCTTAGAAATTTCGAAGTCTCCGTAAGTTCAAACTAAACATTTCAAAATTGCTCTAGTTATAGCCGCAAAAGAACCACTACTCCAAagcgaaatttttttattttttaaatatttttaagaaataattttattactaaacattcaagaaaaatattttcaccacaTGAACTTTTTGGTCACGTTACTAACATTAGCGTGGCCAAACGGCTTGCCACACCATGGAACATCGATTAGACTGCAtgacagcgttgtcttgccacactAATGATGGTAGCGTGACCAAAAGGATTagatttagaaatattttcctcggagatttagtaataaaactatttcttaaaaaggtttaaaaaatgatgaaaaaaaatcagtctcCAAAGCTCACTGCAAGTCCAGATTTGGGTGGTCTCGTGATGGGCCGAGCCCAAAACCTAATTGTTAAAGTGGGCTTACGGGCCCACTTGACTCGCCTACCCCCCTCTTCCGCCGTTCCACCCTACTCCGGTCGgcgcgctgtcgccggcgCTTTCGCTCCGGCGAGCTGCGCGGCCGCGAGAGCAGAGCCAGGCGAGAGCGGGGGAGGGAGGCATCGGGAGAGAAGGGGAAGAGTAGTGAGGAGATGGTGTGGGCGCTGACCCCCGTCGACACGGTGCGCGGTGCGTCCCCCGACTCCTCCGCCGTTGTCTCTCGTAGGTTTTTTTTGCGTCGTTGGttggttcaattttttttttttgtttgcagggGCGCAGAAGTGCTACATCTTCGCCGCCGGGACGTACAAGGTCGGCCGCAAAGGTCATCTCTTTGCTCccatcccctcccctcccctcgctTGTGTTTCTTGGTGCTGTTTACTGTTCAGCGATTGGGTGTGGATTCGCTTCGTTGTGTGAATCATCAGAGTTAATGTGGTAGTGGGTGTAGTTCTGTATGATGTCAGGATTGAGAGAGACAGGTTGATTCATATGGTTTTATTTAGTGTTATTGTTCCTCACTTGTCTGAAACCTGTACCAGGAAAAGTCTATTAGTATGTTTACTGGTTCCTGAATCAGCAAGATAACAAGAACTTTGTTTCAGTTAATTTGGTAGTTACTTGATGCGTCCGTATCCTGTGATTGGCAGTTTGACAATGCAATAGCAAATGCTTCACTAGCAAGTTTGTGGCTTCGTGATTGTCTTGTGAAGTTATTGACTGAGTATGTTGATTTATGCTGAAGACTGCGATGTCATTGTTCAAACGGACACATCGATATCGCGAGTCCATGCGGAGATTGCAGTTGAAAAGATGGTTGCTTGGGATCCACATTCTGGTGCACCAGCTAGCCCTTCCTATGTCCGTGTGATTGACCGCTCAAAGTATGGTACATTTGTCAACAAGGTACAGGGAACACAGGGCAGTCGGCTTCATAAAGATGAAGATGCAATGCTTGCTGATGGGGAGACTGTGACTTTTGGAACTGGTAACGCAACCTTCAGGTCAGTATATAAGAAAATGCGACATCCATATGCTAATTGCacatttttattatcaaacaTACTGCTATGTATAATAGATGCTTATCATTTGTCAATACatgtcattatattttaactgGCATTTCTGTTTAATTCATATGTACCTTTGTGatcctttggttgaaaagttatattcataaGTGGTGTGTATTTCTGTTTGTATGTTTGGCAGGTTGTCATTTGTTCCCATAGTAGTCTTTTTTCATGGAAGAAAGTCAGGAAGGATTAGTCCATCTTTGCAGGCAGTAATAACATCTATTGGTTAGTGTAATATGTGCTTCTATTTTAACATTGGTTAGTGTTATTGGTCCATTCTGAAATATAGTTTTTTGACTTAAAAGTGTTTTTACTGAGTACTGAGTTCTGATAATCTGATGACCTCTTTCACCTTAATgatgtttcctttttcttccaaagGTGCATATGCTACTCGGAAGTGGAGTGATGAATGTACACATGTTCTCGTTGATGACTCATGCTCATTGACACCTGAACTCCTAGATGCAGTGTTGGCAAAAAAGCATATCGTCTTGGGAGACTGGTTTaaggtactttttttttccttgttgcAGTAGTGCCTTTTAGCTCCAATACACCTTTAAGCCAGTGGTAGATCTTCTGAATGCATGTATTGTGTGATTAGGTTAGAGTATAACAGTTGCCAGACAATTGGTCCACAAAGCTACTATGATTTAATTCTTGATGTTGATATGGCATCAAACACCTAGCTCATGTTGTAATTCAATTTGAGTTCTGATTATTTTGATCTGTTTTAGGTGATGGCTGAACGGAACATACACACTGAAATGCCTTCTTGTACACAGTAAGTTGTGAGCAACCCATCAAACCTGATTTTGCCATTTCTGTAGATTTTTGCACCAAGTATTGGTTGCTCCATAACACAGATGGTAAAGTATTAGTGGAACTTGATCCAGATATATTCCAAAGTTGACCCTTGATGGGATGGAGATAAAGATGGTGGAGATCAAGCTCATCGAGAACTGCCTAGCAGGATATACTTTTATCTTGGGGCCATCAGAAAAGGTGGTGCATGTTTATAGAGTAAAATGAAGTAACACAATTAGGCGTTTTAACTAATTCTGTTTGAGTGCAGTATAAATTTGGAGACAAACTACATGCTTTGCTGGAATATACTGGAGCAAAGTATCTCCGCACAGATGAGTTTTGTGCAAACAGCCAGGCAAGTTCTACTGAAATTTATGTTGTGAATGTGTCCTCTAGAATGCTGGGAAGATGTTCAGTCAGCTCTACCTAATAGGCTGTGCTGATAGAGTTTACCCTAGTTACTCAATGCTACCTTTGGCATGACAGTTTTATCTTGTTAGCAGTAGCTTCTCACTTCTTTTATGGGAGGTATAGGTGGTTGGATTCAATACTTAAGCACGAAATTGACAGGACTCTGAAGCTGTTGAAAATGATAAAGAAATTCTTCTTGTCCCTGCAAAATCTCCTTTGGAATTCAGTAAGATGCGCCCGCTATTTCCATTGTCCAAGATCACTGATGTAAAGCTCTTTGCTGCTATTTTGTCTGGCCGCTTGGAAGCAGCTTCTATTGAGCCACCAGCCTGTAAGTACTAAGTATCATGGTATATTTGCTGCCAGATTTAAGTCTTGTTTACCTTAAGAGTTTCTTTGGCGCCTTTGCTTTATGACAATGCATGTGTAACATCAAGTATATTAATTGATGTTcctttaattatgtttctgaTAGACATTGTTGCATCCTCAAATTCCACGGATGAGACTATTGTGATGGACTCTGATGTTGAAATTGATAGTGCAACTTCTGATGCTATTATTACTGCTAGCAAGTCTCAACATCACGTTGAGCATATTTCTGATGATAAAAAGGAAGTCACTGTAATATCTGAAGAGGATGCTGTAAATTTGATGGAAACAAATGCCAGCATTGATCTTCACAATGACCTGGAGAAAGATGTGATTGCAAAACCTATGGGGGAGGATGCCAAGATCATAGATAAAACAACAATGCATGGGGTCAAAGTTGAAGATAAGGATGTTTGTGTTATAACCAAGGTGCCAAAGGATGAAACTTTGGACAGCAGAGATGAGACTTGTCATGTTATATATAGCCATGATCTGGTTGTGAAAAGCATCCTTCAATCAGCTCATGTCGAGTCAATAGAAACTGGTGGAGTTAACTTCAAACGCTTTAGAAAGGTATTCTACATGCTTTTCTCCTGTAATATTCTTTAGGCACAAACAACGGAATGGCAGCAAATTTAACTATGGGCCTTCAACTTTTTAGAGGGGAACGGTGTCCGGAAATAGCTTCAGGGACCTGATCCCATATTCGCGAGAACCATACAGGTAAAGAACAGATATCCTACCAATGAAACTCAAAGCTTTTATCAGTAGCTTGGCACTGAGAACTCACCGAGTTCTGCTCCCTTCTGCAGAGAATCTGATTAT
It encodes the following:
- the LOC102699436 gene encoding nijmegen breakage syndrome 1 protein; translated protein: MVWALTPVDTVRGAQKCYIFAAGTYKVGRKDCDVIVQTDTSISRVHAEIAVEKMVAWDPHSGAPASPSYVRVIDRSKYGTFVNKVQGTQGSRLHKDEDAMLADGETVTFGTGNATFRLSFVPIVVFFHGRKSGRISPSLQAVITSIGAYATRKWSDECTHVLVDDSCSLTPELLDAVLAKKHIVLGDWFKVMAERNIHTEMPSCTQYIPKLTLDGMEIKMVEIKLIENCLAGYTFILGPSEKYKFGDKLHALLEYTGAKYLRTDEFCANSQDSEAVENDKEILLVPAKSPLEFSKMRPLFPLSKITDVKLFAAILSGRLEAASIEPPAYIVASSNSTDETIVMDSDVEIDSATSDAIITASKSQHHVEHISDDKKEVTVISEEDAVNLMETNASIDLHNDLEKDVIAKPMGEDAKIIDKTTMHGVKVEDKDVCVITKVPKDETLDSRDETCHVIYSHDLVVKSILQSAHVESIETGGVNFKRFRKRGTVSGNSFRDLIPYSREPYRESDYNRGTVTDFMREEKKRRQMEAIAEDLFNNAKPKKKTAAGSSIHTILTGRR